In Carassius auratus strain Wakin chromosome 41, ASM336829v1, whole genome shotgun sequence, the DNA window AGAATAAAATGGAAATTGCTTGTTTTTCCCCCTTATTGtgacatgtaaaaataaaacagcttCTCAGATGAGCCTACATATATTGCAGGACTTGATTTTGTCcattgggaattgattggatcgttGTTGTTAATAGTtcataataaatactttaaacatTCCAAAATTCCATGGTTTTTATGCCACTATTTGTCACCTGACATCTAATTATGTAGTTTGTCTGACAGAACAGAAGCTCAAAGcacaaaatatgtatatgtatatgactAGTGGCTGTATAAGGCACAATTCATTGAGACTATGTAATCAGTTAAACACTGTCTATGATTTAGGCTTTTGCTATGTTGTGTATCACTGCTGatcctttatttgtttattttaaagcatGCTACTATAGTGTCATGTGGTGCAAGGCGTCATCACGGAAGCATAAGCGCTGGGAAGGCGACGCTGTGTTGGTTGCCAGGGGGCGGACTGTTGTCCTTAAAGATATGGAGGGGCGGGACATTGGACGAGGTTTGCCTAACAAAGCACATTTTAGCAATACTTATTAGTATCAAATGCGTATTCATGAGTAAGTTAGGGATGtacaatatattgtttttcagctgatatgagagttttttttttatgtttatattttatctgtGCAAGCTTTGCTCATTCCCCCAATTCTTTTCCCTTGTCATCTAATTCCTTAAGTTAACTTTTAAAAACACTCATTTAAAATAACACCGTTAAATGTAATTGTTAGTAAATCTCTGAATACCAAATTTCTTActgtacattatacatttttgataCCTAAATTCactttgaaaacattaaaaatattgattttatttttatttatttaattttatacaaaattttattgattcatatatatatatatatatatatatatatatatatatatatatatatatataggccatgATATCAGCCATATTATACAGataattaaatatcaataatttttATATTGCTGCATCCCTATTTGAAATGCACAGTTCTCCCTTTGCTTCACTTCTGAGGTAGTGTGTTTGAGTCTGTGTAGATGTGTGTTTTAATCAGGTTTTTTTTCTGGTAGGTTCGGGCTACAAGGCATCTGAGCTGGAGAGCTTGTGTGAGGGACAGACTCTTATGGTAGGAGGAAAGCAAATTGAGGTCATGGGGGTCATATCCAAAGAGGACTACGCCAAAGGCCGTTGTTTTCAAGATGCTCCGGTTGAGACTCCTGCAGAAACGGTCTTGAAGGCTCCTGTATATCGACCGGTGTCCAAATCCTTTACCAGACCAGCACTCAAGGGAGGTGCACTTACAGATTCTGAACCTGAGAAACCCATCTGTAAACCCAGACATGACCCGAACGCACCAGGTACAACACATGCTCAGCTtcttaaattttttaaagaattatccaTGTCTTTTTATGTCCTTATAGTTATTGATACGTCGTATTTAtccttccaaaaataaataaatcacaataatttaataaaatgaagacaaaaaggtgatttaaaaaatacattttaattattacattttcatccAAGCTATCCATATCCATACTGCTTATTTTCTATTTGTCCCAAGGTGCCCTTGTGATGCCGCGTCCAACAACCGATCACCAGTGGCTGAATAATAAATCTGGTTCTCCACTGGTGGATGTGGTTATTGACCCCCACTTGACCAATCATCTTCGGCCACATCAGAGAGAGGGTGTGATCTTCCTTTACGAATGCTTAATGggaatgaggtaaaaaaaaaaagagttcatcTGTTAATCTAATGGTCTTACATATGCACTTCTGTTTATGcccatgtatgtgtgtgtgctgcagactTCCTGGCCGCTGTGGGGCTATTCTGGCAGATGAGATGGGACTGGGAAAGACGCTACAGTGTGTTTGCATTCTTTGGACACTACTGAGGCAGGGCCCCTATGGTGGACGGCCTGTACTGAAGAGGGCACTTGTGGTTTGCCCGGGAAGTTTGGTCAAGAATTGGGCTGCTGAGTTCAACAAGTGGCTGGGCAGGGAGAGGATCAGTGTTTACACTGTGGACCAGGTGAGTTTGTGTCAGATAATAGATGGATTGATGACTAAGACAATGTTAAATGTCTGTGTTGCCTCTGTAGGATCACCGTGTGGAGGACTTTGTGTCTTCTCCTCTTTGCTCTGTCATGGTGATCAGTTACGAGATGCTGTTGCGCTCTGTGGACCAACTGAAAGAGCTGGATTTCGGAGTGCTCATCTGTGATGAGGGTCATCGTCTTAAAAACAGCAACATCAAAACGAGCAGTGCAGTCACAGCCCTCTCATGTGAACGCCGTCTTATATTAACAGGTTTCctatttcaaacaaaaaaacacttttgtaaacAAGTGAAGTAGTATAACATTatgcaattgtaaaaaaaatatatatatatatatatatgtgtgtgtgtgcgtgtgtgtgtgtaattatttctTTAACAGGTACTCCAGTGCAGAATGACCTGCAGGAATTTTATTCCATCGTTGAGTTTGTAAATCCAGGAATTCTGGGAACATCTTCAGCCTACAGGAAGATTTATGAAGAGCCCATTCTCAGATCTCGCCAGCCTACCTGCACTGAGGTAATAAgacatacacaatatatataccgtattttccggaatataagtcgcaccttagtataactcgcatcagtccaaaaatacgtcatgacgaggaaaaaaaacatatataagtcgcactggactataagtcacatttatttagaaccaagagaaaacattaccgtctccagccgcgagagggcgctctatctTTTCAGTTgaagactacaggagcactgagcagcatagagcgccctctcgcagctgtagacggtaatgttttctcttggttcatttctcttagttcatgtcaaattaattttgaaaaataagtcacacctgactataagtcgcaggaccagccaaactatgaaaagaagtgtgacttatagcctggaaaatacggtatatctttttttctttggaCCAGCTCTCTTTTCTCCACACAACATGATCCTCAGCCAAGTTGAGCCTTTTGATTATTTCCGCTAATGAGAGGCTTCATCACTGCAGAGTGCACTTTTAGTCCGACTTCTCTTAAACATGCAGAGAAAGATCCTTACACGCTCAGCACTGAACTGGCAAGCAATTCCAACTGCAGTGTTGAACCAATATTGAGAAGCATCTTCTCTTGCAGTGACCTTGAAATTTAGGAAATTGTAGGTTGTTCTCTAATGTTGGTCTCCactgtataatatgtatataaatatattttaaataatatatttcttaaaataaaatgcatataaaataaatacatttaaaatattatacaaatacatagacagtcattttaaattgtgtaagtgaatttaggcatcagaACATCATAATGTTCAGTATGAAAAtagatattcattttaaatatttgattaatattacatttgactttttttacatatgcagttaaaaaaattattattgtttttgagcATTAGGTGATGTCAAATgacatgcaaatgtaaaaataaaggaaattagCAGTTGCAATTAAATCTCCAAAACTGATCATCCAATTTTAATAGAAAATCTCCATCAGCTGGAGTGGCAATGATCCCAACTGTGTGTTTCAGGAAGAGCGGTCCATTGGAGAGGAGCGTGCCGCTGAGCTGTTTCGTCTAACAGGTGTGTTTACATTAAGGCGCACTCAGGAGATCATTAATCAGTATTTATCCGAGCGGATAGAGTGGACCGTATTCTGCAAACCCACTGAACTGCAGCTACGTTTGTACGGAGTCCTCCTGGCCACACGGCCAATCAGAGCCTGCCTATCTGGTGccagcacacacacttacacacacagccCACACCTCGCATGCATCACTGCCCTCAAGAAACTCTGCAACCACCCTGCGCTGCTCTACAAGACTTTACAGGTACAATAGATGCTGGTATTTTGCCCTGCCATGTTCTTTGTCTTATTATGGATGATTCCTAATTCTTCTTTGTGGTATTTGCTTTATAAGAAGTCGGATGAGATGTATGAGGATGGAATAATGGAACTCTTTCCGGAGGGGTACTCTACAGGTGCCTTCAACACTGCAGACTCTGGAAAACTTCTAGTGCTAACAGACCTGCTGTCAGCAATACAGAACGTCAATCGCACAGACAGGTGCTACATACACCACTGCTTTACAGACATCATCTCATTTTAAAGGTTTAAACATCAAGGAATTATTGGAACCATATGCTTAATTTGGGGGTAGGACAAGTCCCCACCACTTTATGCCAAAGTCGATTCTGTCCCCACCACTTTTGAAGCCGTTGAAAAAAATATAGCATGCGAAAAGCTTATAACGCAAAGTTAAGGCATCTCCAGTCTAGTTGTTCTTcatcagttttatttattcatgtgtaacacaaaatacatttgtgCCAGTCAGACGGGCCTGATCTATAAAACTTGTCACGCACATATCAGGATTTATAAACCTTAAACAACGTAATTATATGTGTGCTGTGCCGCACGCTCTCTTTTACTGCGTGATAGCAATAAACAGAATTCTTTATATTTAGATGTTTAGATTAAATACACCACTCTCATGAATTAACCACACAgtttacattatataattatcCAAAAGGTTAGAAAATCTGTACATTTAAGGCAgcctataaattaaaatatggatGCTCTGCTTTTAAAATAGACATACTGTTTGTGTTAATAACAGCGGGGCATATATTGACGGATTATAATTTTAacagctctgattggccattgctttCATGAAATCATTACTCATTGATGACTACATTACTAAACGCTGCAAAAACACCTCATAAATACTATCATTTGGAACTTCCCAGAGCgcaaacacaaatgcacactGCTCATTTGCTCATCTGTTTCACCAGCATGTACCGATGCTGCACGGTCGCTGCCGGTGTAGTGTGGTGACTGTACCTCCCAAATTCAGTGACCTcaaaatgcacacaaataaatgaGAATTGACTCACTCAGAAGTCTGATGATGTTCAGTACAAATGATCTTATACGTACATATTTCCTGCTTCTAGCTTTTCAGCACATCCTGTAAAGAGAATCCGCACAATGTACTTCCCAAGTGTCTGTTTATATGTAGTGTGAGACTCACGTCCAGTGTTGTCTCTCTTTAGGGTTGTTTTGGTGTCCAACTACACACAAACTCTTGACCTACTGCAGGAGGTCTGTGATCATATTGGCTATAAATGGTGTCGGCTTGATGGACAGACCCCTGTAGCCCAGCGACAAC includes these proteins:
- the LOC113059833 gene encoding DNA repair and recombination protein RAD54B-like, giving the protein MRRSGAPSQLRGNAAKKPRFMPPGPARTDGPPLSVPQPEPSVPSAAPTTPALGNVLLNKVQRYLSSADAPAVSNAPVGSKALVRVLSAVPHGECKENSFRSPGPDFPEPEQPAETDSKTCSSQPNTHASCTANACYYSVMWCKASSRKHKRWEGDAVLVARGRTVVLKDMEGRDIGRGSGYKASELESLCEGQTLMVGGKQIEVMGVISKEDYAKGRCFQDAPVETPAETVLKAPVYRPVSKSFTRPALKGGALTDSEPEKPICKPRHDPNAPGALVMPRPTTDHQWLNNKSGSPLVDVVIDPHLTNHLRPHQREGVIFLYECLMGMRLPGRCGAILADEMGLGKTLQCVCILWTLLRQGPYGGRPVLKRALVVCPGSLVKNWAAEFNKWLGRERISVYTVDQDHRVEDFVSSPLCSVMVISYEMLLRSVDQLKELDFGVLICDEGHRLKNSNIKTSSAVTALSCERRLILTGTPVQNDLQEFYSIVEFVNPGILGTSSAYRKIYEEPILRSRQPTCTEEERSIGEERAAELFRLTGVFTLRRTQEIINQYLSERIEWTVFCKPTELQLRLYGVLLATRPIRACLSGASTHTYTHSPHLACITALKKLCNHPALLYKTLQKSDEMYEDGIMELFPEGYSTGAFNTADSGKLLVLTDLLSAIQNVNRTDRVVLVSNYTQTLDLLQEVCDHIGYKWCRLDGQTPVAQRQRIVDSFNSPHSSNFLLLLSSKAGGVGLNLIGASHLVLYDIDWNPANDIQAMARVWRDGQKKTVHTYRFLTTGSIEEKIYQRQVSKQGLSGTVVDLSKKAEHISFSAEELRDLFSFDPNTTCLTHNLLDCQCTGDGNTPGFVKEIEEETGRACQLGRHADSTASFPQRVSMSELMHWRHFSGDVQSYDDIYLNQARNHITYAFQSTTSKSQTTV